One genomic window of Staphylococcus hsinchuensis includes the following:
- a CDS encoding phospho-sugar mutase — MKQQWLDKIDESLVKSFYDQQSENEQHEGFENILSFGTAGIRSKIGLGPGYLNAFTVRKVALGLAKYLKAQTDEPKAVIYYDTRLLSDEFSVEMASVMGTFGVQVILANSYKSTPELSFAVKHLKADAGVMITASHNPKQYNGIKVYNEKGGQLLPDTSEALSEYINNIKEPLTIEKGNFNALVDENAIVFINQDLIEEYKQEVKDLVGTIEGNETQVVLTSLHGTSLPILSEILDELDFNQYVIEDTQSKPDGNFPTVKAANPEEEAVFERSLKLAEERDAQLIIATDPDADRLGFIERYGNNDYKYFNGNEIGLLLMKLRFQVLVDEGKPLYIVKSIVTSELADRLAHALDVEVNNVLTGFKFISDKIEEKESDGKDQLLLAFEESHGYLAKPISRDKDAIQIAPLLIKYKNLLAKNGLTFKDEMNDIYQNIGKFENRTLAPEFEGEAGRSKIVNIMERFRNEPQTQICGIDVKQIEDYQKGSVKNLETGETESLTLPNTNLVRFIFDDGFIALRPSGTEPKLKVYFSLKAENIDEITDQFMKEYIETV; from the coding sequence ATGAAACAACAGTGGTTGGACAAGATTGATGAAAGTCTAGTGAAATCATTTTATGATCAACAATCAGAAAATGAACAACATGAAGGATTCGAAAATATTTTAAGTTTTGGTACGGCTGGTATACGTAGCAAGATCGGTTTAGGACCAGGCTATTTGAATGCATTCACAGTTCGAAAAGTTGCATTAGGATTAGCAAAGTATTTAAAGGCACAAACTGATGAACCTAAAGCAGTAATATATTATGATACAAGATTACTATCTGATGAATTCAGTGTAGAAATGGCTAGCGTAATGGGCACTTTTGGTGTTCAAGTTATACTTGCTAACAGCTATAAATCAACACCTGAATTATCATTTGCAGTAAAACATTTAAAAGCTGATGCAGGTGTAATGATTACAGCAAGTCATAATCCTAAACAATATAATGGAATAAAAGTTTACAATGAAAAAGGTGGCCAATTACTTCCAGATACTTCAGAAGCATTGAGTGAGTATATTAATAACATCAAAGAGCCTTTAACGATCGAAAAGGGAAATTTCAATGCATTAGTAGATGAAAATGCGATTGTATTTATTAATCAGGATTTAATCGAAGAATATAAACAAGAAGTTAAAGATTTAGTTGGTACAATTGAAGGTAATGAAACACAAGTGGTATTAACGAGTTTACATGGAACGAGTTTACCGATACTTTCTGAAATTTTAGATGAGCTTGACTTCAATCAATATGTAATAGAAGACACACAATCAAAACCTGATGGAAACTTCCCAACAGTGAAAGCAGCAAATCCTGAAGAAGAAGCAGTATTTGAACGTAGCTTAAAATTAGCAGAAGAACGAGATGCACAATTAATCATAGCTACTGATCCTGATGCCGATCGTTTAGGATTTATAGAAAGATATGGCAATAATGATTATAAATATTTTAACGGTAATGAAATTGGATTATTATTGATGAAGTTAAGATTCCAAGTACTAGTGGATGAAGGTAAACCATTGTATATTGTGAAATCTATCGTAACAAGTGAACTTGCTGATAGACTTGCACATGCATTAGATGTAGAAGTAAACAATGTGTTGACAGGTTTTAAATTTATTTCAGATAAAATTGAGGAAAAAGAATCCGACGGGAAAGACCAATTACTACTTGCATTTGAAGAAAGTCATGGATATTTAGCTAAACCAATTTCTAGAGATAAGGATGCAATACAAATTGCGCCTTTATTAATCAAATATAAAAACTTACTTGCAAAAAATGGTCTTACCTTTAAAGATGAAATGAATGATATTTATCAAAATATTGGTAAATTTGAGAATCGTACATTAGCGCCAGAGTTTGAAGGTGAAGCTGGTCGAAGTAAAATAGTGAATATCATGGAAAGATTTAGAAATGAACCACAAACTCAAATTTGTGGTATAGACGTTAAACAAATAGAAGACTATCAAAAAGGTTCTGTTAAAAATCTTGAAACAGGGGAGACAGAATCACTTACATTACCAAATACGAATTTGGTTAGATTTATTTTTGATGATGGTTTTATTGCATTACGACCATCAGGCACAGAGCCAAAGTTAAAAGTGTATTTTTCACTAAAAGCAGAAAATATAGATGAAATTACAGACCAATTTATGAAAGAATATATTGAGACTGTATAA